In Gopherus evgoodei ecotype Sinaloan lineage chromosome 10, rGopEvg1_v1.p, whole genome shotgun sequence, a single window of DNA contains:
- the SEMA6D gene encoding semaphorin-6D isoform X5, with protein sequence MRLRLLCVCVILLTVSWCLAVSFPEDNDPINVVDYHYSRQYPVFKGRPSGNESQHRLDFQLMLKIRDTLYIAGRDQVYTINLNEVPKTEVTPSKKLTWRSRQQDRENCAMKGKHKDECHNFIKVFVPRNDEMVFVCGTNAFNPMCRYYWLNTLEYDGEEISGLARCPFDARQTNVALFADGKLYSATVADFLASDAVIYRSMGDGSALRTIKYDSKWIKEPHFLHAIEYGNYVYFFFREIAVEHNNLGKAVYSRVARICKNDMGGSQRVLEKHWTSFLKARLNCSVPGDSFFYFDVLQSITDIIEINGVPTVVGVFTTQLNSIPGSAVCAFSMDDIEKVFKGRFKEQKTPDSVWTAVPEDKVPKPRPGCCAKHGLAEVYKTSIDFPDETLSFIKSHPLMDSAVPSVIEEPWFTKTRVRFRLTAVAVDHSAGPYQNYTVIFVGSEAGVVLKILAKTRPFSLNDSVLLEEIDAYNHAKCNAESEEDRKVISLQLDKEHHAVFVAFSSCVVRLPLSRCERHGSCKKSCIASRDPYCGWLDQGACGRVKPGMLFSLFVSYNHSTGGYEQDVEYGNTGQLGDCHEILPTTTTPDYKIFGDPTSGVRWEVQSGDSNQMVHMNVLITCVFAAFVLGAFLAGVAVYCYRDIFVRKSRKIHKDAESAQSCTDSSGSFAKLNGLFDSPVKEYQQNIDSPKLYTNLLSSRKELPPNGDTKSIIMDHRGQPPELAALPTPESTPVLQQKTLQVMKSQSDKAHSNLNASRKETPLKSPQFFPSSPPPHSPLSHGHIPSAIVLPNATHDYNTSFSNSNAHKADKKMQNIDHPLTKPSSKRDHRRSVDSRNTLNDFLKHLNETPNNPKSIMGDIQVAHQTLMLDPMGNMSEIPPKVPNREASLYSPPSTLPRNSPTKRVDVPTTPAVPMTSLDRQRGYHKNSSQRHSISALPKNLNSPNGVLLSRQPSITRGGYMPPATGTKMDYMQGTPVSVHLQPSLSRQSSYTSNGTLPRTGIKRTPSIKPDVPPKPSFVPQTTSVRPLNKYSY encoded by the exons ATGAGGCTGCGTCTGCTTTGTGTTTGTGTGATCCTATTGACTGTGTCGTGGTGCCTAGCTGTCAGCTTTCCTGAAGACAATGACCCTATTAATGTTGTTGATTACCATT ATTCAAGGCAATATCCAGTATTTAAAGGACGCCCTTCAGGCAATGAATCTCAACATAGGCTGGACTTTCAACTGATGCTGAAAATTCGAGACACACTTTATATCGCTGGCAG GGATCAAGTTTATACTATAAACTTAAATGAAGTTCCCAAGACAGAAGTTACTCCAAGCAAA aaattaacCTGGAGATCGAGACAGcaggacagagagaactgtgccATGAAAGGCAAACACAAA GACGAATGTCATAACTTTATTAAAGTGTTTGTTCCCAGAAATGATGAGATGGTGTTTGTTTGTGGTACAAATGCATTTAACCCCATGTGCAGATACTACTGG CTGAATACCTTAGAGTATGATGGAGAGGAAATTAGCGGATTGGCAAGATGCCCATTTGATGCCAGACAAACCAACGTTGCCCTCTTTGCTG ATGGGAAATTGTATTCAGCAACAGTAGCAGATTTTCTGGCAAGCGATGCTGTTATTTACCGCAGCATGGGAGATGGATCTGCCCTAAGAACAATAAAATACGATTCCAAATGGATAAAAG AACCACATTTCCTCCATGCCATAGAATATGGCAACTATGTTTATTTCTTCTTTCGAGAAATTGCTGTAGAGCATAATAATTTAGGCAAG GCTGTGTATTCCCGTGTGGCACGCATATGCAAAAATGACATGGGTGGCTCCCAGAGAGTGCTGGAAAAACACTGGACTTCATTCCTAAAAGCTCGGCTCAACTGTTCTGTTCCTGGGGATTCATTTTTCTACTTTGATGTTCTGCAGTCAATCACAGACATAATAGAAATCAATGGAGTCCCTACTGTTGTTGGTGTATTCACCACACAGCTTAACAG catCCCTGGTTCAGCCGTTTGTGCTTTCAGCATGGATGACATTGAGAAAGTATTCAAAGGAAGATTTAAAGAACAAAAGACTCCAGATTCTGTTTGGACAGCTGTACCCGAAGACAAAGTACCAAAGCCCAG ACCCGGTTGCTGTGCAAAACATGGTCTAGCAGAGGTTTACAAAACCTCCATTGATTTCCCAGATGAAACCTTATCCTTCATCAAATCCCATCCATTGATGGATTCTGCTGTTCCATCAGTCATCGAGGAGCCCTGGTTCACAAAGACACGGGTCAG ATTTAGGTTGACTGCAGTTGCTGTAGACCATTCCGCTGGACCCTACCAAAACTACACAGTCATATTTGTTGGCTCTGAAGCAGGAGTGGTACTTAAGATCTTGGCAAAGACCAGACCCTTTTCTTTGAATGACAGCGTATTACTGGAAGAGATTGATGCTTATAATCATGCAAA GTGTAATGCAGAGAGTGAAGAGGACAGAAAAGTCATTTCCCTTCAGTTGGATAAAGAACACCATGCTGTATTTGTGGCATTCTCCAGTTGTGTTGTTAGACTTCCCCTCAGTCGCTGTGAGCGTCATGGATCATGTAAAAA GTCTTGTATTGCTTCACGAGACCCCTATTGTGGCTGGCTAGACCAGGGGGCGTGTGGAAGGGTGAAACCTGGCATGTT GTTCTCTTTGTTTGTTTCATACAACCACAGCACAGGAGGATATGAGCAAGATGTAGAATATGGCAATACAGGACAGCTTGGGGATTGCCATG AAATTTTGCCTACTACAACTACACCAGATTACAAAATATTTGGCGACCCAACATCtg GTGTAAGGTGGGAAGTACAGTCAGGAGATTCCAATCAAATGGTACACATGAACGTCCTGATCACTtgtgtctttgctgcttttgtcctGGGAGCCTTCCTTGCAGGAGTGGCTGTTTACTGCTACCGAGATATATTTGTACGGAAATCCAGAAAAATACACAAAGATGCAGAATCGGCTCAGTCCTGTACAGACTCCAGTGGAAGTTTTGCTAAACTGAATGGGTTATTTGATAGTCCCGTCAAAGAATATCAGCAAAACATTGATTCGCCTAAACTGTACACAAATCTGTTGAgtagcagaaaagaactgccacCAAATGGTGATACAAAATCTATCATAATGGACCACAGAGGCCAGCCTCCAGAATTAGCTGCACTTCCTACTCCTGAATCCACACCAGTACTGCAGCAAAAGACACTGCAGGTGATGAAGAGTCAGTCAGACAAGGCACATAGCAACCTCAATGCTTCAAGAAAAGAAACCCCTCTAAAAAGCCCTCAATTTTTCCCTTCTAGTCCCCCACCCCATTCTCCGTTAAGTCACGGACATATTCCCAGTGCTATTGTTCTTCCCAATGCTACCCATGACTACAACACATCTTTCTCAAATTCTAACGCACATAAAGCAGACAAAAAGATGCAAAATATTGATCACCCACTTACAAAACCGTCAAGCAAAAGAGACCACAGGCGATCTGTTGATTCCAGGAACACCCTGAACGATTTTCTGAAACATTTAAATGAAACTCCTAATAATCCCAAATCAATTATGGGAGACATTCAAGTGGCTCACCAGACTTTAATGCTGGATCCGATGGGAAATATGTCTGAGATTCCACCTAAAGTTCCTAACAGGGAGGCATCTTTATACTCTCCTCCATCTACTCTTCCAAGAAATAGTCCAACAAAACGAGTGGACGTCCCTACTACCCCAGCAGTACCAATGACTTCTTTAGACAGACAAAGGGGCTATCACAAAAATTCTTCACAAAGGCATTCAATATCTGCCTTGCCTAAAAACTTAAACTCACCAAATGGTGTTTTGTTATCCAGACAGCCTAGTATTACCCGCGGGGGATACATGCCTCCTGCTACAggcacaaagatggactacatgCAAGGGACGCCAGTCAGCGTTCACCTACAGCCTTCTTTATCCAGACAAAGCAGTTACACAAGTAATGGAACCCTTCCTCGTACAGGGATAAAGAGGACACCATCCATAAAACCTGACGTGCCACCAAAACCCTCATTCGTTCCTCAAACAACTTCAGTCAGACCACTGAACAAATACAGCTACTAG
- the SEMA6D gene encoding semaphorin-6D isoform X4, with protein MRLRLLCVCVILLTVSWCLAVSFPEDNDPINVVDYHYSRQYPVFKGRPSGNESQHRLDFQLMLKIRDTLYIAGRDQVYTINLNEVPKTEVTPSKKLTWRSRQQDRENCAMKGKHKDECHNFIKVFVPRNDEMVFVCGTNAFNPMCRYYWLNTLEYDGEEISGLARCPFDARQTNVALFADGKLYSATVADFLASDAVIYRSMGDGSALRTIKYDSKWIKEPHFLHAIEYGNYVYFFFREIAVEHNNLGKAVYSRVARICKNDMGGSQRVLEKHWTSFLKARLNCSVPGDSFFYFDVLQSITDIIEINGVPTVVGVFTTQLNSIPGSAVCAFSMDDIEKVFKGRFKEQKTPDSVWTAVPEDKVPKPRPGCCAKHGLAEVYKTSIDFPDETLSFIKSHPLMDSAVPSVIEEPWFTKTRVRFRLTAVAVDHSAGPYQNYTVIFVGSEAGVVLKILAKTRPFSLNDSVLLEEIDAYNHAKCNAESEEDRKVISLQLDKEHHAVFVAFSSCVVRLPLSRCERHGSCKKSCIASRDPYCGWLDQGACGRVKPGMFTGGYEQDVEYGNTGQLGDCHDMELSSASITTMASIPVISPKVNGSWKPKVTGSRKFVVQDDPNTSDYSDPLSVFPKGVRWEVQSGDSNQMVHMNVLITCVFAAFVLGAFLAGVAVYCYRDIFVRKSRKIHKDAESAQSCTDSSGSFAKLNGLFDSPVKEYQQNIDSPKLYTNLLSSRKELPPNGDTKSIIMDHRGQPPELAALPTPESTPVLQQKTLQVMKSQSDKAHSNLNASRKETPLKSPQFFPSSPPPHSPLSHGHIPSAIVLPNATHDYNTSFSNSNAHKADKKMQNIDHPLTKPSSKRDHRRSVDSRNTLNDFLKHLNETPNNPKSIMGDIQVAHQTLMLDPMGNMSEIPPKVPNREASLYSPPSTLPRNSPTKRVDVPTTPAVPMTSLDRQRGYHKNSSQRHSISALPKNLNSPNGVLLSRQPSITRGGYMPPATGTKMDYMQGTPVSVHLQPSLSRQSSYTSNGTLPRTGIKRTPSIKPDVPPKPSFVPQTTSVRPLNKYSY; from the exons ATGAGGCTGCGTCTGCTTTGTGTTTGTGTGATCCTATTGACTGTGTCGTGGTGCCTAGCTGTCAGCTTTCCTGAAGACAATGACCCTATTAATGTTGTTGATTACCATT ATTCAAGGCAATATCCAGTATTTAAAGGACGCCCTTCAGGCAATGAATCTCAACATAGGCTGGACTTTCAACTGATGCTGAAAATTCGAGACACACTTTATATCGCTGGCAG GGATCAAGTTTATACTATAAACTTAAATGAAGTTCCCAAGACAGAAGTTACTCCAAGCAAA aaattaacCTGGAGATCGAGACAGcaggacagagagaactgtgccATGAAAGGCAAACACAAA GACGAATGTCATAACTTTATTAAAGTGTTTGTTCCCAGAAATGATGAGATGGTGTTTGTTTGTGGTACAAATGCATTTAACCCCATGTGCAGATACTACTGG CTGAATACCTTAGAGTATGATGGAGAGGAAATTAGCGGATTGGCAAGATGCCCATTTGATGCCAGACAAACCAACGTTGCCCTCTTTGCTG ATGGGAAATTGTATTCAGCAACAGTAGCAGATTTTCTGGCAAGCGATGCTGTTATTTACCGCAGCATGGGAGATGGATCTGCCCTAAGAACAATAAAATACGATTCCAAATGGATAAAAG AACCACATTTCCTCCATGCCATAGAATATGGCAACTATGTTTATTTCTTCTTTCGAGAAATTGCTGTAGAGCATAATAATTTAGGCAAG GCTGTGTATTCCCGTGTGGCACGCATATGCAAAAATGACATGGGTGGCTCCCAGAGAGTGCTGGAAAAACACTGGACTTCATTCCTAAAAGCTCGGCTCAACTGTTCTGTTCCTGGGGATTCATTTTTCTACTTTGATGTTCTGCAGTCAATCACAGACATAATAGAAATCAATGGAGTCCCTACTGTTGTTGGTGTATTCACCACACAGCTTAACAG catCCCTGGTTCAGCCGTTTGTGCTTTCAGCATGGATGACATTGAGAAAGTATTCAAAGGAAGATTTAAAGAACAAAAGACTCCAGATTCTGTTTGGACAGCTGTACCCGAAGACAAAGTACCAAAGCCCAG ACCCGGTTGCTGTGCAAAACATGGTCTAGCAGAGGTTTACAAAACCTCCATTGATTTCCCAGATGAAACCTTATCCTTCATCAAATCCCATCCATTGATGGATTCTGCTGTTCCATCAGTCATCGAGGAGCCCTGGTTCACAAAGACACGGGTCAG ATTTAGGTTGACTGCAGTTGCTGTAGACCATTCCGCTGGACCCTACCAAAACTACACAGTCATATTTGTTGGCTCTGAAGCAGGAGTGGTACTTAAGATCTTGGCAAAGACCAGACCCTTTTCTTTGAATGACAGCGTATTACTGGAAGAGATTGATGCTTATAATCATGCAAA GTGTAATGCAGAGAGTGAAGAGGACAGAAAAGTCATTTCCCTTCAGTTGGATAAAGAACACCATGCTGTATTTGTGGCATTCTCCAGTTGTGTTGTTAGACTTCCCCTCAGTCGCTGTGAGCGTCATGGATCATGTAAAAA GTCTTGTATTGCTTCACGAGACCCCTATTGTGGCTGGCTAGACCAGGGGGCGTGTGGAAGGGTGAAACCTGGCATGTT CACAGGAGGATATGAGCAAGATGTAGAATATGGCAATACAGGACAGCTTGGGGATTGCCATG ACATGGAGTTATCCTCAGCTTCCATTACCACAATGGCAAGTATCCCAGTTATATCACCTAAAGTGAATGGTTCCTGGAAACCTAAAGTGACTGGCTCTCGGAAATTTGTAGTTCAAGATGACCCAAACACTTCTGATTATTCTGATCCATTATCAGTTTTCCCAAAGG GTGTAAGGTGGGAAGTACAGTCAGGAGATTCCAATCAAATGGTACACATGAACGTCCTGATCACTtgtgtctttgctgcttttgtcctGGGAGCCTTCCTTGCAGGAGTGGCTGTTTACTGCTACCGAGATATATTTGTACGGAAATCCAGAAAAATACACAAAGATGCAGAATCGGCTCAGTCCTGTACAGACTCCAGTGGAAGTTTTGCTAAACTGAATGGGTTATTTGATAGTCCCGTCAAAGAATATCAGCAAAACATTGATTCGCCTAAACTGTACACAAATCTGTTGAgtagcagaaaagaactgccacCAAATGGTGATACAAAATCTATCATAATGGACCACAGAGGCCAGCCTCCAGAATTAGCTGCACTTCCTACTCCTGAATCCACACCAGTACTGCAGCAAAAGACACTGCAGGTGATGAAGAGTCAGTCAGACAAGGCACATAGCAACCTCAATGCTTCAAGAAAAGAAACCCCTCTAAAAAGCCCTCAATTTTTCCCTTCTAGTCCCCCACCCCATTCTCCGTTAAGTCACGGACATATTCCCAGTGCTATTGTTCTTCCCAATGCTACCCATGACTACAACACATCTTTCTCAAATTCTAACGCACATAAAGCAGACAAAAAGATGCAAAATATTGATCACCCACTTACAAAACCGTCAAGCAAAAGAGACCACAGGCGATCTGTTGATTCCAGGAACACCCTGAACGATTTTCTGAAACATTTAAATGAAACTCCTAATAATCCCAAATCAATTATGGGAGACATTCAAGTGGCTCACCAGACTTTAATGCTGGATCCGATGGGAAATATGTCTGAGATTCCACCTAAAGTTCCTAACAGGGAGGCATCTTTATACTCTCCTCCATCTACTCTTCCAAGAAATAGTCCAACAAAACGAGTGGACGTCCCTACTACCCCAGCAGTACCAATGACTTCTTTAGACAGACAAAGGGGCTATCACAAAAATTCTTCACAAAGGCATTCAATATCTGCCTTGCCTAAAAACTTAAACTCACCAAATGGTGTTTTGTTATCCAGACAGCCTAGTATTACCCGCGGGGGATACATGCCTCCTGCTACAggcacaaagatggactacatgCAAGGGACGCCAGTCAGCGTTCACCTACAGCCTTCTTTATCCAGACAAAGCAGTTACACAAGTAATGGAACCCTTCCTCGTACAGGGATAAAGAGGACACCATCCATAAAACCTGACGTGCCACCAAAACCCTCATTCGTTCCTCAAACAACTTCAGTCAGACCACTGAACAAATACAGCTACTAG
- the SEMA6D gene encoding semaphorin-6D isoform X6 yields the protein MRLRLLCVCVILLTVSWCLAVSFPEDNDPINVVDYHYSRQYPVFKGRPSGNESQHRLDFQLMLKIRDTLYIAGRDQVYTINLNEVPKTEVTPSKKLTWRSRQQDRENCAMKGKHKDECHNFIKVFVPRNDEMVFVCGTNAFNPMCRYYWLNTLEYDGEEISGLARCPFDARQTNVALFADGKLYSATVADFLASDAVIYRSMGDGSALRTIKYDSKWIKEPHFLHAIEYGNYVYFFFREIAVEHNNLGKAVYSRVARICKNDMGGSQRVLEKHWTSFLKARLNCSVPGDSFFYFDVLQSITDIIEINGVPTVVGVFTTQLNSIPGSAVCAFSMDDIEKVFKGRFKEQKTPDSVWTAVPEDKVPKPRPGCCAKHGLAEVYKTSIDFPDETLSFIKSHPLMDSAVPSVIEEPWFTKTRVRFRLTAVAVDHSAGPYQNYTVIFVGSEAGVVLKILAKTRPFSLNDSVLLEEIDAYNHAKCNAESEEDRKVISLQLDKEHHAVFVAFSSCVVRLPLSRCERHGSCKKSCIASRDPYCGWLDQGACGRVKPGMFTGGYEQDVEYGNTGQLGDCHEILPTTTTPDYKIFGDPTSGVRWEVQSGDSNQMVHMNVLITCVFAAFVLGAFLAGVAVYCYRDIFVRKSRKIHKDAESAQSCTDSSGSFAKLNGLFDSPVKEYQQNIDSPKLYTNLLSSRKELPPNGDTKSIIMDHRGQPPELAALPTPESTPVLQQKTLQVMKSQSDKAHSNLNASRKETPLKSPQFFPSSPPPHSPLSHGHIPSAIVLPNATHDYNTSFSNSNAHKADKKMQNIDHPLTKPSSKRDHRRSVDSRNTLNDFLKHLNETPNNPKSIMGDIQVAHQTLMLDPMGNMSEIPPKVPNREASLYSPPSTLPRNSPTKRVDVPTTPAVPMTSLDRQRGYHKNSSQRHSISALPKNLNSPNGVLLSRQPSITRGGYMPPATGTKMDYMQGTPVSVHLQPSLSRQSSYTSNGTLPRTGIKRTPSIKPDVPPKPSFVPQTTSVRPLNKYSY from the exons ATGAGGCTGCGTCTGCTTTGTGTTTGTGTGATCCTATTGACTGTGTCGTGGTGCCTAGCTGTCAGCTTTCCTGAAGACAATGACCCTATTAATGTTGTTGATTACCATT ATTCAAGGCAATATCCAGTATTTAAAGGACGCCCTTCAGGCAATGAATCTCAACATAGGCTGGACTTTCAACTGATGCTGAAAATTCGAGACACACTTTATATCGCTGGCAG GGATCAAGTTTATACTATAAACTTAAATGAAGTTCCCAAGACAGAAGTTACTCCAAGCAAA aaattaacCTGGAGATCGAGACAGcaggacagagagaactgtgccATGAAAGGCAAACACAAA GACGAATGTCATAACTTTATTAAAGTGTTTGTTCCCAGAAATGATGAGATGGTGTTTGTTTGTGGTACAAATGCATTTAACCCCATGTGCAGATACTACTGG CTGAATACCTTAGAGTATGATGGAGAGGAAATTAGCGGATTGGCAAGATGCCCATTTGATGCCAGACAAACCAACGTTGCCCTCTTTGCTG ATGGGAAATTGTATTCAGCAACAGTAGCAGATTTTCTGGCAAGCGATGCTGTTATTTACCGCAGCATGGGAGATGGATCTGCCCTAAGAACAATAAAATACGATTCCAAATGGATAAAAG AACCACATTTCCTCCATGCCATAGAATATGGCAACTATGTTTATTTCTTCTTTCGAGAAATTGCTGTAGAGCATAATAATTTAGGCAAG GCTGTGTATTCCCGTGTGGCACGCATATGCAAAAATGACATGGGTGGCTCCCAGAGAGTGCTGGAAAAACACTGGACTTCATTCCTAAAAGCTCGGCTCAACTGTTCTGTTCCTGGGGATTCATTTTTCTACTTTGATGTTCTGCAGTCAATCACAGACATAATAGAAATCAATGGAGTCCCTACTGTTGTTGGTGTATTCACCACACAGCTTAACAG catCCCTGGTTCAGCCGTTTGTGCTTTCAGCATGGATGACATTGAGAAAGTATTCAAAGGAAGATTTAAAGAACAAAAGACTCCAGATTCTGTTTGGACAGCTGTACCCGAAGACAAAGTACCAAAGCCCAG ACCCGGTTGCTGTGCAAAACATGGTCTAGCAGAGGTTTACAAAACCTCCATTGATTTCCCAGATGAAACCTTATCCTTCATCAAATCCCATCCATTGATGGATTCTGCTGTTCCATCAGTCATCGAGGAGCCCTGGTTCACAAAGACACGGGTCAG ATTTAGGTTGACTGCAGTTGCTGTAGACCATTCCGCTGGACCCTACCAAAACTACACAGTCATATTTGTTGGCTCTGAAGCAGGAGTGGTACTTAAGATCTTGGCAAAGACCAGACCCTTTTCTTTGAATGACAGCGTATTACTGGAAGAGATTGATGCTTATAATCATGCAAA GTGTAATGCAGAGAGTGAAGAGGACAGAAAAGTCATTTCCCTTCAGTTGGATAAAGAACACCATGCTGTATTTGTGGCATTCTCCAGTTGTGTTGTTAGACTTCCCCTCAGTCGCTGTGAGCGTCATGGATCATGTAAAAA GTCTTGTATTGCTTCACGAGACCCCTATTGTGGCTGGCTAGACCAGGGGGCGTGTGGAAGGGTGAAACCTGGCATGTT CACAGGAGGATATGAGCAAGATGTAGAATATGGCAATACAGGACAGCTTGGGGATTGCCATG AAATTTTGCCTACTACAACTACACCAGATTACAAAATATTTGGCGACCCAACATCtg GTGTAAGGTGGGAAGTACAGTCAGGAGATTCCAATCAAATGGTACACATGAACGTCCTGATCACTtgtgtctttgctgcttttgtcctGGGAGCCTTCCTTGCAGGAGTGGCTGTTTACTGCTACCGAGATATATTTGTACGGAAATCCAGAAAAATACACAAAGATGCAGAATCGGCTCAGTCCTGTACAGACTCCAGTGGAAGTTTTGCTAAACTGAATGGGTTATTTGATAGTCCCGTCAAAGAATATCAGCAAAACATTGATTCGCCTAAACTGTACACAAATCTGTTGAgtagcagaaaagaactgccacCAAATGGTGATACAAAATCTATCATAATGGACCACAGAGGCCAGCCTCCAGAATTAGCTGCACTTCCTACTCCTGAATCCACACCAGTACTGCAGCAAAAGACACTGCAGGTGATGAAGAGTCAGTCAGACAAGGCACATAGCAACCTCAATGCTTCAAGAAAAGAAACCCCTCTAAAAAGCCCTCAATTTTTCCCTTCTAGTCCCCCACCCCATTCTCCGTTAAGTCACGGACATATTCCCAGTGCTATTGTTCTTCCCAATGCTACCCATGACTACAACACATCTTTCTCAAATTCTAACGCACATAAAGCAGACAAAAAGATGCAAAATATTGATCACCCACTTACAAAACCGTCAAGCAAAAGAGACCACAGGCGATCTGTTGATTCCAGGAACACCCTGAACGATTTTCTGAAACATTTAAATGAAACTCCTAATAATCCCAAATCAATTATGGGAGACATTCAAGTGGCTCACCAGACTTTAATGCTGGATCCGATGGGAAATATGTCTGAGATTCCACCTAAAGTTCCTAACAGGGAGGCATCTTTATACTCTCCTCCATCTACTCTTCCAAGAAATAGTCCAACAAAACGAGTGGACGTCCCTACTACCCCAGCAGTACCAATGACTTCTTTAGACAGACAAAGGGGCTATCACAAAAATTCTTCACAAAGGCATTCAATATCTGCCTTGCCTAAAAACTTAAACTCACCAAATGGTGTTTTGTTATCCAGACAGCCTAGTATTACCCGCGGGGGATACATGCCTCCTGCTACAggcacaaagatggactacatgCAAGGGACGCCAGTCAGCGTTCACCTACAGCCTTCTTTATCCAGACAAAGCAGTTACACAAGTAATGGAACCCTTCCTCGTACAGGGATAAAGAGGACACCATCCATAAAACCTGACGTGCCACCAAAACCCTCATTCGTTCCTCAAACAACTTCAGTCAGACCACTGAACAAATACAGCTACTAG